In the Nymphalis io chromosome 2, ilAglIoxx1.1, whole genome shotgun sequence genome, one interval contains:
- the LOC126778379 gene encoding U3 small nucleolar ribonucleoprotein protein IMP3 — MVRKLKFHEQKLLKKVDFISWKVDNNLNEVKVMKKYFIQKREDYTKYNKLSREIRELANKIKDLDANTEFRTESSAQLLEKLYQMGIIPTRWDLALASTVSASAFCRRRLPVVMVRSKMSESIKEATKFIEQGHVRVGPEVVKDPAFLVTRSLEDFVTWVDGSAIRKHVLEYNEMRDDFEML, encoded by the exons ATGGTTCGAAAACTTAAATTTCATGAAcagaaattacttaaaaaagtaGATTTTATTTCATGGAAAGTcgacaataatttaaatgaagttAAGGTTATGAAAAAATACTTCATACAGAAACGCGAAGATTACACAAA ATACAACAAATTATCAAGGGAAATAAGAGAACTAGCAAATAAGATAAAAGATTTAGATGCTAACACAGAGTTCAGAACAGAATCGAGTGCCCAGCTGCTGGAAAAGCTATATCAGATGGGAATTATTCCTACGAGATGGGACTTAGCTCTTGCAAGCACTGTGTCAGCAAGTGCCTTCTGTAGAAGACGACTTCCAGTTGTTATGGTTAGAA gtAAAATGTCAGAATCCATAAAAGAAGCTACAAAGTTTATAGAACAAGGACATGTCAGAGTTGGTCCAGAAGTTGTTAAAGATCCAGCATTTTTAGTTACAAGATCTTTAGAAGATTTTGTCACATGGGTAGATGGTTCTGCCATCAGGAAACATGTGCTAGAATATAATGAAATG agaGATGACTTTGAAATGCTATGA
- the LOC126778337 gene encoding uncharacterized protein LOC126778337 has protein sequence MNCANNTEAFSQYLQSMVKLEELQKMTEDLDKELEDSQRVMSEIKTIFNTIPNVQNNIPQQNNDLRHEDLSQFIVASVPKLIMPDMPDSTVDIDLDNVIASMKGYAEDLRKNFVLPNPQQEHPNKIFENLDLDQYASSLEELSKQLLNMKLNKNGEGIKRNKALEAKLDQLCEDVTMFTKMVQSKAKLSESNKNWTTTHHTNLTLQYDNMINKLLLCINEVTYLMKNKN, from the exons ATGAACTGCGCAAATAACACTGAAGCCTTTTCACAATACCTTCAGTCCATGGTTAAGCTAGAGGAACTACAAAAAATGACTGAGGATTTAGACAAAGAATTAGAAGACTCACAAAGAGTGATGtcggaaataaaaacaattttcaatacGATTCCCAACGTTCAGAATAATATACCACAACAGAATAACGACTTAAGACATGAAGATTTATCGCAATTCATTGTCGCTAGTGTGCCGAAATTAATAATGCCAGATATGCCCGACAGTACTGTAGATATAGATCTTGACAATGTTATTGCATCCATGAAAGGTTATGCCGAAGATTTGAGAAAAAACTTTGTACTTCCAAATCCTCAACAAGAACACCCAaacaaaatttttgaaaatctaGACTTAGATCAATATGCTTCTAGTCTAGAAGAGCTGTCTAAACAGTTATTAAacatgaagttaaataaaaatggagAAGGTATAAAGAGGAACAAGGCATTAGAAGCTAAACTTGATCAGTTATGTGAGGATGTCACTATGTTCAccaag ATGGTTCAATCAAAGGCAAAGCTCAGTGAGAGCAATAAGAATTGGACTACAACGCACCACACCAACCTGACATTACAATATGACAACATGATCAATAAACTGTTGCTGTGCATCAATGAAGtaacatatttaatgaaaaataaaaattaa
- the LOC126778131 gene encoding RNA-binding protein 45: protein MNLNSQMRGPDRREEKPPYSRIFVVCNKQLREEDLRARFDRFGDIEDLYMPKDRNTGESKGVAYIKYTKTSSAAAAIQELHMKILNNDSKPTKVMVAVNKNESTTQSENEERYKRLFIKVHKDVNESEIRHHFSSFGHVESVFLQRDKVTEVCKGFAYVQYKRFYDAAKAFEECDSKYKPVFATPRDDLKRSRNSLDFDNTNMNSHTSKKTFNNYTDRYNPPNCPEIELKYENSNSDLEDFNIVTATCNPKLPQKYIEQLFNIVPGMVQFQYSWEEFNRISKATVTYKEPRNAAYAVQRLDNFEFPSGEILSVKPEKNPLLRATSDLRNIVNNFKHAVDSGSPDLKQLAEAIAKASSLISAATTGQPNARESQDLNYCSVNLPSPKPIADSNSRVAQRLFIICKPQPPPMSVLQDVFCRFGGLINVSTIPNKTFGFAKYASMISAQEAMSTLHGAIVTGIKLKVLEADEKPFSDGHEVNKSDQSESTDYDMDKKRMRLDDKD from the coding sequence ATGAATTTAAATAGTCAAATGCGTGGCCCCGACCGTAGAGAAGAAAAACCTCCTTACTCTAGAATTTTCGTTGTATGCAATAAACAATTACGAGAGGAAGATTTGCGAGCAAGATTCGATAGATTTGGTGATATTGAAGACTTATACATGCCTAAAGATCGTAACACTGGTGAATCTAAGGGTGTTGCTTATATAAAGTATACTAAGACATCATCAGCAGCTGCTGCTATACAAGAattgcacatgaaaattttaaacaatgacAGTAAACCGACTAAAGTTATGGTTGCAGTTAACAAAAACGAAAGTACAACGCAGAGCGAAAATGAGGAAAGATATAAAAGACTCTTTATTAAAGTACATAAAGATGTTAACGAATCTGAAATCAGGCATCATTTTTCAAGTTTTGGTCATGTGGAGTCTGTGTTCTTACAACGAGACAAAGTAACAGAAGTGTGCAAAGGTTTTGCTTATGTTCAATATAAGCGTTTCTATGATGCTGCAAAAGCTTTTGAAGAGTGTGACAGCAAATATAAACCAGTATTTGCTACCCCTCGAGATGATTTAAAACGTAGTAGAAATAGTCTAGATTTTGATAATACTAATATGAATTCACATACatctaaaaaaacttttaacaatTATACTGACCGGTATAATCCACCAAACTGTCCTGAAATTGagttaaaatatgaaaactCAAATTCTGATTTAGAAGATTTTAACATTGTAACTGCAACTTGTAACCCAAAATTACCACAGAAATATATTGAACAACTATTTAACATTGTCCCTGGAATGGTTCAATTTCAGTATTCATGGGAAGAATTTAATCGTATATCCAAAGCTACAGTCACTTATAAAGAACCTAGAAATGCTGCATATGCTGTTCAAAGATTAGACAATTTTGAATTTCCGTCTGGGGAGATATTATCTGTGAAACCAGAGAAGAATCCTTTGCTTAGGGCTACCAGTGATTTGAggaatattgttaataatttcaaacatgCTGTAGACTCTGGATCCCCTGACCTAAAGCAATTAGCGGAGGCTATAGCCAAAGCATCCTCATTAATTAGTGCCGCAACCACAGGTCAACCTAATGCAAGAGAATCACAAGACCTTAACTATTGCAGTGTTAATTTACCATCTCCTAAACCTATAGCAGATAGCAATAGCAGAGTTGCTCAAAGGTTATTCATTATCTGTAAGCCTCAACCTCCTCCAATGTCAGTATTACAGGATGTGTTCTGCCGCTTTGGAGGTCTCATTAATGTATCCACCATACCTAATAAAACATTTGGTTTTGCTAAATATGCATCAATGATTAGTGCACAAGAAGCAATGAGTACTTTACATGGGGCAATTGTTACTGGTATCAAACTAAAAGTTTTGGAGGCAGATGAAAAGCCTTTTAGTGATGGACATGAAGTAAACAAGAGTGATCAAAGTGAGAGTACAGACTATGATATGGACAAAAAGAGAATGAGACTTGATGACAAAGACTAG
- the LOC126778038 gene encoding cap-specific mRNA (nucleoside-2'-O-)-methyltransferase 2 codes for MFQKPENVFYRHKFFRADDFDDELNDLFNKKYQFRFNSEWKLPDRESWFSAPPWKVKALESQKSRLNFHKSQLNDFSIEEWSSHTRRRNPAGEVGWKIRCLVNPEFLTQAWTKFYECACTYNVVPKEASASKRMVSLHLCEAPGAFITSLNHYLKLNHQDIQWKWVANTLNPYYEGNSPSNMISDDRFMFHTLDNWHFGIDSTGNLMDWENSQAVIEKAKSLGKVLLVTADGSIDCMQKPDAQEEVTSPLHYCEIVTALQSLSSGGTLIFKLFTIFEHSTVCLLYLINHLFKEVNIYKPVTSRQGNSEVYAVCLEYKDNINLDDYIPLLKSTYGTDLYSKISMFPLEMIPETFLKQVEECSYYFCSIQCQVINSNLQAYLMQKNIALHRDIKKIRAIVASEFIWKYNLKPILYEHEILKGILHEENKINTNPRYDRGSYTERQLYSKMSLKEKLKNLNGFLQAELLSNPLILINESIRWMLKEENVKVEIKYTYGLPLQKINSSKFIFVPIFKLYQQILTEEEFKEIILYKQSKGQVGSTDDSKSQISKILLLPEYKYKDSFNVYEKNCFKTLLSILMEMKIGESLLLKNYNILTHFNVSTLYILSKGCFEKTGFASCGSIVLNNLRDKSFLNYLDAINIECDKVRSDNTKDVLNTLPVQVTNVGDFFNNIVFYNNTFYRNKCIEYLYTIEQSL; via the exons ATGTTTCAAAAACCGGAAAATGTGTTTTATCGTCACAAATTCTTTCGTGCTGATGATTTCGATGACGAGCTTAatgatttgtttaataaaaaatatcaattccgTTTTAACAGCGAATGGAAATTGCCTGATCGAGAATCTTGGTTTTCGGCACCACCTTGGAAGGTTAAAGCACTAGAATCGCAGAAATCTCGATTGAACTTTCATAAAAGTCAGTTGAATGACTTCAGTATTGAAGAATGGAGCAGCCATACACGTCGTCGGAACCCGGCGGGTGAGGTTGGGTGGAAGATTAGGTGTCTTGTAAATCCTGAGTTTTTAACACAGGCTTGGACGAAATTCTATGAATGCGCCTGTACGTACAATGTTGTACCAAAGGAAGCAAGTGCATCTAAGAGAATGGTATCTCTACATCTGTGCGAAGCCCCAGGAGCATTTATAACAtctttaaatcattatttaaaactaaatcatCAAGACATACAG tggaAGTGGGTTGCTAATACCTTGAATCCATATTATGAAGGCAATTCCCCTTCAAACATGATCAGTGATGACCGTTTTATGTTCCACACCCTGGATAACTGGCATTTTGGCATAGACAGCACCGGAAATTTAATGGATTGGGAAAACTCTCAAGCTGTCATTGAAAAAGCTAAAAGCTTGGGAAag gtgtTGCTTGTTACGGCTGATGGTTCAATTGACTGCATGCAGAAACCTGATGCTCAGGAAGAAGTTACTTCACCACTACATTATTGTGAAATTGTTACTGCTTTGCAGTCCCTAAGCTCAGGAGGCAcactaatatttaaacttttcacaATATTTGAACATTCAACTGTTTGCCTGCTTTATCTAATCAATCATCTATTTAAAGAGGTCAACATATACAAACCAGTGACATCCCGTCAAGGAAATTCAGAAGTGTATGCTGTATGCCTTGAGTACAAGGATAACATAAACCTCGATGACTATATACCCCTACTCAAATCAACTTATGGAACAGACCTGTATTCCAAAATATCTATGTTTCCGCTGGAAATGATTCCAGAGACCTTTTTAAAACAAGTAGAGGAATGTTCATATTACTTCTGTTCAATACAATGCCAAGTAATAAACAGCAACCTTCAAGCATATTTAATGCAGAAAAATATTGCCCTACACagggatataaaaaaaataagagctATTGTTGCATCAGAATTTATCTGGAAATACAACCTTAAACCGATTCTATATGAACATGAGATCCTTAAAGGGATACTccatgaagaaaataaaataaacacaaatccAAGGTACGATCGAGGCTCATACACTGAAAGACAGCTTTATTCAAAGATGTCCCTAAAAGAAAAGTTAAAGAACTTAAATGGCTTTTTACAAGCGGAACTGCTATCAAATccactaattttaataaatgagtcAATTCGATGGATGTTAAAAGAAGAAAATGTAAaggttgaaattaaatatacatatggtCTACCATTACAGAAAATTAATAGTTCTAAGTTCATATTTGTTCCAATCTTTAAGTTGTATCAGCAAATTTTGACCGAAGAGGAATTTAAAGAgattatactttataaacaGTCCAAAGGGCAAGTGGGCAGCACTGATGACTCAAAGAGTCAAATATCAAAAATCCTATTGTTGCCAGAGTATAAGTATAAGGACAGTTTTAATGTGTATGAGAAAAATTGTTTCAAGACGTTGCTCAGTATTTTAATGGAAATGAAGATTGGGGAGTCACTTctactaaaaaattataacatattaactCACTTTAATGTCAGCACACTTTACATTCTTTCTAAGGGGTGTTTCGAAAAGACTGGTTTTGCATCTTGCGGGAGCATTGTTTTAAACAACTTGCGggataaatcttttttaaattacctagATGCTATTAATATTGAATGTGATAAAGTCCGAAGTGATAATACTAAAGATGTTCTGAATACTCTTCCAGTACAAGTAACAAATGTTGGagattttttcaataatattgtcttttataataacactttctacagaaataaatgtattgaataCTTGTACACAATTGAACAGTCACTATAA